One region of Flavobacterium sp. GSB-24 genomic DNA includes:
- a CDS encoding amino acid permease: MSIWRVKPISAFEADIKKSNLKRVLGKWSLTAIGVGAIIGGGIFVLTGTGAYYHAGPALAVSFIIAGIACVFAALCYSEFASILPVEGSAYAYAYGTIGEIFAWIIGWGLILEYAMGSMTVAVSWSGYFNKLLKMFHIKLPDWLTTDPASYTGEGFSMNLPAFLIVILVISLLIKGTKSAAKANNAIVILKVSAVIFVIIAGLFFINTANWHPFIPEATQIVEKETTHNAYGIGGIVSGAAAIFFAYVGFDAVSTQAGEAINPKKDVPFAIIASLLICTTLYILVSLVLTGMMNYQDFNPLGKYPEAIKAPVAYAFDIAGQGWAGFIITVAATIGLVSVLMVMIMGQSRIFLGMSKDGLIPSVFSKVNPISGTPKTNLMILGGIIATVAAFTPINKLADMTSFGTLFAFTMVCIAVWILRVKQPELNRTFKVPALPVIAVLGISINTYLIINLSLDAQLLSLGWLVIGILVYFGYSKKRSKLNNGIEE, translated from the coding sequence GGTGGAGGAATTTTTGTACTTACCGGTACTGGAGCTTATTATCATGCAGGTCCAGCATTAGCTGTTTCGTTTATTATTGCAGGTATTGCCTGCGTTTTTGCAGCTCTTTGCTATTCTGAATTTGCGTCAATTTTACCTGTAGAGGGATCTGCTTATGCATATGCTTATGGTACAATTGGTGAAATTTTTGCCTGGATAATTGGCTGGGGGCTTATTCTCGAATATGCAATGGGATCCATGACGGTCGCCGTTTCCTGGTCGGGATATTTTAATAAATTGCTCAAAATGTTTCACATCAAACTTCCTGACTGGCTTACAACAGATCCAGCAAGCTACACTGGAGAAGGTTTCTCTATGAATCTTCCAGCTTTTTTGATCGTTATTTTAGTTATTTCATTACTTATTAAAGGTACAAAAAGTGCTGCTAAAGCCAATAATGCAATTGTTATTCTTAAAGTTTCTGCTGTAATCTTTGTAATTATTGCGGGTCTTTTCTTTATTAATACTGCAAATTGGCACCCATTTATTCCTGAAGCTACTCAAATTGTTGAAAAAGAAACTACTCATAATGCTTACGGAATTGGAGGTATTGTTTCCGGAGCTGCGGCGATTTTCTTTGCTTATGTTGGTTTTGATGCTGTTTCTACGCAGGCTGGAGAAGCTATTAATCCTAAAAAAGATGTTCCGTTTGCGATCATTGCTTCTTTATTAATCTGTACAACTTTATATATTCTTGTTTCTTTAGTTTTAACAGGAATGATGAATTACCAAGATTTTAATCCGCTAGGAAAATATCCAGAAGCTATTAAAGCACCAGTTGCTTATGCTTTTGATATCGCCGGACAAGGATGGGCAGGCTTTATTATTACTGTTGCTGCTACTATCGGTTTAGTTTCTGTATTGATGGTAATGATTATGGGACAATCTAGAATTTTCCTTGGAATGTCTAAAGACGGCTTAATTCCTTCTGTTTTTTCTAAAGTAAATCCGATTTCTGGAACACCAAAAACCAATTTAATGATCTTAGGAGGTATTATTGCAACAGTTGCTGCTTTTACACCAATCAATAAATTAGCAGATATGACTAGTTTTGGTACTTTATTTGCCTTTACAATGGTTTGTATCGCTGTTTGGATTTTAAGAGTTAAACAACCTGAATTAAACAGAACTTTTAAAGTTCCTGCTTTACCTGTTATCGCAGTATTAGGAATCTCAATTAATACTTACCTAATTATCAATTTGAGTTTAGACGCTCAATTATTATCATTAGGATGGCTTGTTATTGGTATTCTAGTTTACTTTGGATACAGTAAGAAAAGATCGAAACTTAACAACGGAATCGAAGAATAA
- a CDS encoding PspC family transcriptional regulator, whose amino-acid sequence MSAILKLKFFFEKYGFHVSSRLADKLGMRVTSVRLFFIYISFVTAGLGFGVYLTLAFWIRLKDLIRSKRTSVFDL is encoded by the coding sequence ATGTCAGCTATTTTAAAACTTAAATTCTTTTTTGAAAAATATGGTTTTCATGTTTCTTCAAGATTGGCAGATAAACTAGGAATGCGTGTAACAAGCGTAAGACTATTTTTTATTTATATATCTTTTGTGACAGCAGGTTTAGGATTTGGAGTTTACCTGACTCTCGCTTTTTGGATTAGATTAAAAGATTTAATTCGCTCAAAAAGAACATCAGTATTTGATTTATAA